The Corvus cornix cornix isolate S_Up_H32 chromosome 26, ASM73873v5, whole genome shotgun sequence genome includes a region encoding these proteins:
- the AHCYL1 gene encoding S-adenosylhomocysteine hydrolase-like protein 1 isoform X1 gives MSVPEPAGGEEKQAKEVEDAEKYSFMATVTKAPKKQIQFADDMQEFTKFPTKTGRRSLSRSISQSSTDSYSSAASYTDSSDDEVSPREKQQTNSKGSSNFCVKNIKQAEFGRREIEIAEQDMSALISLRKRAQGEKPLAGAKIVGCTHITAQTAVLIETLCALGAQCRWSACNIYSTQNEVAAALAEAGVAVFAWKGESEDDFWWCIDRCVNVDGWQANMILDDGGDLTHWVYKKYPSVFKKIRGIVEESVTGVHRLYQLSKAGKLCVPAMNVNDSVTKQKFDNLYCCRESILDGLKRTTDVMFGGKQVVVCGYGEVGKGCCAALKALGAIVYVTEIDPICALQACMDGFRVVKLSEVIRQVDVVITCTGNKNVVTREHLDRMKNSCIVCNMGHSNTEIDVTSLRTPELTWERVRSQVDHVIWPDGKRVVLLAEGRLLNLSCSTVPTFVLSITATTQALALIELYNAPEGRYKQDVYLLPKKMDEYVASLHLPSFDAHLTELTDDQAKYLGLNKNGPFKPNYYRY, from the exons CAAATCCAATTTGCAGATGACATGCAGGAGTTCACCAAATTCCCGACCAAGACGGGCCGTCGGTCCCTGTCCCGCTCCATCTCCCAGTCTTCCACCGACAGCTACAGCTCTG CTGCCTCGTACACGGACAGCTCTGATGACGAGGTGTCCCCCCGAGAGAAACAACAAACCAactccaaaggcagcagcaacTTCTGTGTGAAGAACATCAAACAGGCAGAGTTTGGGCGCCGGGAGATCGAGATTGCTGAACAAG ACATGTCTGCTCTGATTTCGCTCAGGAAACGAGCCCAGGGGGAGAAGCCTTTGGCTGGAGCTAAAATCGTGGGCTGCACCCACATCACAGCACAGACTGCG GTGCTGATCGAGACGCTGTGTGCCCTGGGAGCGCAGTGCCGCTGGTCTGCCTGCAACATCTACTCCACCCAGAACGAAGTGGCCGCGGCCTTGGCAGAGGCTG GTGTTGCCGTGTTTGCCTGGAAAGGGGAGTCAGAGGATGATTTCTGGTGGTGCATTGACCGCTGTGTTAACGTCGATGGCTGGCAGGCCAACATG ATCCTGGATGATGGTGGGGACCTGACCCATTGGGTGTATAAGAAGTACCCCAGCGTGTTCAAGAAGATCCGAGGGATCGTGGAGGAGAGTGTGACCGGCGTGCACAG gCTGTACCAGCTCTCCAAGGCTGGGAAGCTCTGTGTCCCAGCCATGAACGTGAATGACTCCGTCACCAAGCAGAAGTTTGATAACCTGTATTGCTGCCGGGAGTCCATCCTGGATGG CCTGAAGAGGACCACGGATGTGATGTTTGGAGGGAAGCAAGTGGTGGTTTGTGGTTATGGGGAG GTCGGGAAGggatgctgtgctgccctgaAAGCCCTGGGAGCCATCGTGTACGTCACAGAGATCGACCCCATCTGCGCTCTCCAAGCCTG CATGGATGGATTTCGGGTGGTGAAGCTGAGCGAAGTAATCCGTCAGGTGGATGTCGTCATCACCTGCACAG ggaaCAAGAACGTGGTGACCAGGGAGCACTTGGATCGGATGAAGAACAGCTGCATCGTGTGCAACATGGGCCACTCCAACACCGAGATCGACGTG acCAGCCTCCGGACGCCGGAGCTGACCTGGGAGCGGGTCCGCTCCCAAGTGGACCACGTCATCTGGCCGGACGGGAAGCGcgtggtgctgctggctgag GGCCGTCTGCTCAACCTGAGCTGCTCCACGGTTCCCACCTTCGTTCTCTCCATCACGGCTACCACGCAG GCTCTGGCTCTGATTGAGCTCTACAACGCTCCCGAGGGCCGGTACAAGCAGGACGTTTACCTGCTGCCGAAGAAGATGG aCGAGTACGTGGCCAGTTTGCACCTGCCGTCGTTCGACGCCCACCTGACGGAGCTGACGGACGATCAGGCCAAATACCTGGGACTCAACAAAAATGGGCCTTTCAAACCCAACTACTACag ATACTGA
- the AHCYL1 gene encoding S-adenosylhomocysteine hydrolase-like protein 1 isoform X4 → MQEFTKFPTKTGRRSLSRSISQSSTDSYSSAASYTDSSDDEVSPREKQQTNSKGSSNFCVKNIKQAEFGRREIEIAEQDMSALISLRKRAQGEKPLAGAKIVGCTHITAQTAVLIETLCALGAQCRWSACNIYSTQNEVAAALAEAGVAVFAWKGESEDDFWWCIDRCVNVDGWQANMILDDGGDLTHWVYKKYPSVFKKIRGIVEESVTGVHRLYQLSKAGKLCVPAMNVNDSVTKQKFDNLYCCRESILDGLKRTTDVMFGGKQVVVCGYGEVGKGCCAALKALGAIVYVTEIDPICALQACMDGFRVVKLSEVIRQVDVVITCTGNKNVVTREHLDRMKNSCIVCNMGHSNTEIDVTSLRTPELTWERVRSQVDHVIWPDGKRVVLLAEGRLLNLSCSTVPTFVLSITATTQALALIELYNAPEGRYKQDVYLLPKKMDEYVASLHLPSFDAHLTELTDDQAKYLGLNKNGPFKPNYYRY, encoded by the exons ATGCAGGAGTTCACCAAATTCCCGACCAAGACGGGCCGTCGGTCCCTGTCCCGCTCCATCTCCCAGTCTTCCACCGACAGCTACAGCTCTG CTGCCTCGTACACGGACAGCTCTGATGACGAGGTGTCCCCCCGAGAGAAACAACAAACCAactccaaaggcagcagcaacTTCTGTGTGAAGAACATCAAACAGGCAGAGTTTGGGCGCCGGGAGATCGAGATTGCTGAACAAG ACATGTCTGCTCTGATTTCGCTCAGGAAACGAGCCCAGGGGGAGAAGCCTTTGGCTGGAGCTAAAATCGTGGGCTGCACCCACATCACAGCACAGACTGCG GTGCTGATCGAGACGCTGTGTGCCCTGGGAGCGCAGTGCCGCTGGTCTGCCTGCAACATCTACTCCACCCAGAACGAAGTGGCCGCGGCCTTGGCAGAGGCTG GTGTTGCCGTGTTTGCCTGGAAAGGGGAGTCAGAGGATGATTTCTGGTGGTGCATTGACCGCTGTGTTAACGTCGATGGCTGGCAGGCCAACATG ATCCTGGATGATGGTGGGGACCTGACCCATTGGGTGTATAAGAAGTACCCCAGCGTGTTCAAGAAGATCCGAGGGATCGTGGAGGAGAGTGTGACCGGCGTGCACAG gCTGTACCAGCTCTCCAAGGCTGGGAAGCTCTGTGTCCCAGCCATGAACGTGAATGACTCCGTCACCAAGCAGAAGTTTGATAACCTGTATTGCTGCCGGGAGTCCATCCTGGATGG CCTGAAGAGGACCACGGATGTGATGTTTGGAGGGAAGCAAGTGGTGGTTTGTGGTTATGGGGAG GTCGGGAAGggatgctgtgctgccctgaAAGCCCTGGGAGCCATCGTGTACGTCACAGAGATCGACCCCATCTGCGCTCTCCAAGCCTG CATGGATGGATTTCGGGTGGTGAAGCTGAGCGAAGTAATCCGTCAGGTGGATGTCGTCATCACCTGCACAG ggaaCAAGAACGTGGTGACCAGGGAGCACTTGGATCGGATGAAGAACAGCTGCATCGTGTGCAACATGGGCCACTCCAACACCGAGATCGACGTG acCAGCCTCCGGACGCCGGAGCTGACCTGGGAGCGGGTCCGCTCCCAAGTGGACCACGTCATCTGGCCGGACGGGAAGCGcgtggtgctgctggctgag GGCCGTCTGCTCAACCTGAGCTGCTCCACGGTTCCCACCTTCGTTCTCTCCATCACGGCTACCACGCAG GCTCTGGCTCTGATTGAGCTCTACAACGCTCCCGAGGGCCGGTACAAGCAGGACGTTTACCTGCTGCCGAAGAAGATGG aCGAGTACGTGGCCAGTTTGCACCTGCCGTCGTTCGACGCCCACCTGACGGAGCTGACGGACGATCAGGCCAAATACCTGGGACTCAACAAAAATGGGCCTTTCAAACCCAACTACTACag ATACTGA
- the AHCYL1 gene encoding S-adenosylhomocysteine hydrolase-like protein 1 isoform X3 has protein sequence MPLPSLDAVQIQFADDMQEFTKFPTKTGRRSLSRSISQSSTDSYSSAASYTDSSDDEVSPREKQQTNSKGSSNFCVKNIKQAEFGRREIEIAEQDMSALISLRKRAQGEKPLAGAKIVGCTHITAQTAVLIETLCALGAQCRWSACNIYSTQNEVAAALAEAGVAVFAWKGESEDDFWWCIDRCVNVDGWQANMILDDGGDLTHWVYKKYPSVFKKIRGIVEESVTGVHRLYQLSKAGKLCVPAMNVNDSVTKQKFDNLYCCRESILDGLKRTTDVMFGGKQVVVCGYGEVGKGCCAALKALGAIVYVTEIDPICALQACMDGFRVVKLSEVIRQVDVVITCTGNKNVVTREHLDRMKNSCIVCNMGHSNTEIDVTSLRTPELTWERVRSQVDHVIWPDGKRVVLLAEGRLLNLSCSTVPTFVLSITATTQALALIELYNAPEGRYKQDVYLLPKKMDEYVASLHLPSFDAHLTELTDDQAKYLGLNKNGPFKPNYYRY, from the exons ATGCCTCTGCCCTCCCTGGATGCTGTG CAAATCCAATTTGCAGATGACATGCAGGAGTTCACCAAATTCCCGACCAAGACGGGCCGTCGGTCCCTGTCCCGCTCCATCTCCCAGTCTTCCACCGACAGCTACAGCTCTG CTGCCTCGTACACGGACAGCTCTGATGACGAGGTGTCCCCCCGAGAGAAACAACAAACCAactccaaaggcagcagcaacTTCTGTGTGAAGAACATCAAACAGGCAGAGTTTGGGCGCCGGGAGATCGAGATTGCTGAACAAG ACATGTCTGCTCTGATTTCGCTCAGGAAACGAGCCCAGGGGGAGAAGCCTTTGGCTGGAGCTAAAATCGTGGGCTGCACCCACATCACAGCACAGACTGCG GTGCTGATCGAGACGCTGTGTGCCCTGGGAGCGCAGTGCCGCTGGTCTGCCTGCAACATCTACTCCACCCAGAACGAAGTGGCCGCGGCCTTGGCAGAGGCTG GTGTTGCCGTGTTTGCCTGGAAAGGGGAGTCAGAGGATGATTTCTGGTGGTGCATTGACCGCTGTGTTAACGTCGATGGCTGGCAGGCCAACATG ATCCTGGATGATGGTGGGGACCTGACCCATTGGGTGTATAAGAAGTACCCCAGCGTGTTCAAGAAGATCCGAGGGATCGTGGAGGAGAGTGTGACCGGCGTGCACAG gCTGTACCAGCTCTCCAAGGCTGGGAAGCTCTGTGTCCCAGCCATGAACGTGAATGACTCCGTCACCAAGCAGAAGTTTGATAACCTGTATTGCTGCCGGGAGTCCATCCTGGATGG CCTGAAGAGGACCACGGATGTGATGTTTGGAGGGAAGCAAGTGGTGGTTTGTGGTTATGGGGAG GTCGGGAAGggatgctgtgctgccctgaAAGCCCTGGGAGCCATCGTGTACGTCACAGAGATCGACCCCATCTGCGCTCTCCAAGCCTG CATGGATGGATTTCGGGTGGTGAAGCTGAGCGAAGTAATCCGTCAGGTGGATGTCGTCATCACCTGCACAG ggaaCAAGAACGTGGTGACCAGGGAGCACTTGGATCGGATGAAGAACAGCTGCATCGTGTGCAACATGGGCCACTCCAACACCGAGATCGACGTG acCAGCCTCCGGACGCCGGAGCTGACCTGGGAGCGGGTCCGCTCCCAAGTGGACCACGTCATCTGGCCGGACGGGAAGCGcgtggtgctgctggctgag GGCCGTCTGCTCAACCTGAGCTGCTCCACGGTTCCCACCTTCGTTCTCTCCATCACGGCTACCACGCAG GCTCTGGCTCTGATTGAGCTCTACAACGCTCCCGAGGGCCGGTACAAGCAGGACGTTTACCTGCTGCCGAAGAAGATGG aCGAGTACGTGGCCAGTTTGCACCTGCCGTCGTTCGACGCCCACCTGACGGAGCTGACGGACGATCAGGCCAAATACCTGGGACTCAACAAAAATGGGCCTTTCAAACCCAACTACTACag ATACTGA
- the AHCYL1 gene encoding S-adenosylhomocysteine hydrolase-like protein 1 isoform X2 — protein MSVPEPAGGEEKQAKEVEDAEKYSFMATVTKAPKKQIQFADDMQEFTKFPTKTGRRSLSRSISQSSTDSYSSAASYTDSSDDEVSPREKQQTNSKGSSNFCVKNIKQAEFGRREIEIAEQDMSALISLRKRAQGEKPLAGAKIVGCTHITAQTAVLIETLCALGAQCRWSACNIYSTQNEVAAALAEAGVAVFAWKGESEDDFWWCIDRCVNVDGWQANMILDDGGDLTHWVYKKYPSVFKKIRGIVEESVTGVHRLYQLSKAGKLCVPAMNVNDSVTKQKFDNLYCCRESILDGLKRTTDVMFGGKQVVVCGYGEVGKGCCAALKALGAIVYVTEIDPICALQACMDGFRVVKLSEVIRQVDVVITCTGNKNVVTREHLDRMKNSCIVCNMGHSNTEIDVTSLRTPELTWERVRSQVDHVIWPDGKRVVLLAEGRLLNLSCSTVPTFVLSITATTQALALIELYNAPEGRYKQDVYLLPKKMDEYVASLHLPSFDAHLTELTDDQAKYLGLNKNGPFKPNYYR, from the exons CAAATCCAATTTGCAGATGACATGCAGGAGTTCACCAAATTCCCGACCAAGACGGGCCGTCGGTCCCTGTCCCGCTCCATCTCCCAGTCTTCCACCGACAGCTACAGCTCTG CTGCCTCGTACACGGACAGCTCTGATGACGAGGTGTCCCCCCGAGAGAAACAACAAACCAactccaaaggcagcagcaacTTCTGTGTGAAGAACATCAAACAGGCAGAGTTTGGGCGCCGGGAGATCGAGATTGCTGAACAAG ACATGTCTGCTCTGATTTCGCTCAGGAAACGAGCCCAGGGGGAGAAGCCTTTGGCTGGAGCTAAAATCGTGGGCTGCACCCACATCACAGCACAGACTGCG GTGCTGATCGAGACGCTGTGTGCCCTGGGAGCGCAGTGCCGCTGGTCTGCCTGCAACATCTACTCCACCCAGAACGAAGTGGCCGCGGCCTTGGCAGAGGCTG GTGTTGCCGTGTTTGCCTGGAAAGGGGAGTCAGAGGATGATTTCTGGTGGTGCATTGACCGCTGTGTTAACGTCGATGGCTGGCAGGCCAACATG ATCCTGGATGATGGTGGGGACCTGACCCATTGGGTGTATAAGAAGTACCCCAGCGTGTTCAAGAAGATCCGAGGGATCGTGGAGGAGAGTGTGACCGGCGTGCACAG gCTGTACCAGCTCTCCAAGGCTGGGAAGCTCTGTGTCCCAGCCATGAACGTGAATGACTCCGTCACCAAGCAGAAGTTTGATAACCTGTATTGCTGCCGGGAGTCCATCCTGGATGG CCTGAAGAGGACCACGGATGTGATGTTTGGAGGGAAGCAAGTGGTGGTTTGTGGTTATGGGGAG GTCGGGAAGggatgctgtgctgccctgaAAGCCCTGGGAGCCATCGTGTACGTCACAGAGATCGACCCCATCTGCGCTCTCCAAGCCTG CATGGATGGATTTCGGGTGGTGAAGCTGAGCGAAGTAATCCGTCAGGTGGATGTCGTCATCACCTGCACAG ggaaCAAGAACGTGGTGACCAGGGAGCACTTGGATCGGATGAAGAACAGCTGCATCGTGTGCAACATGGGCCACTCCAACACCGAGATCGACGTG acCAGCCTCCGGACGCCGGAGCTGACCTGGGAGCGGGTCCGCTCCCAAGTGGACCACGTCATCTGGCCGGACGGGAAGCGcgtggtgctgctggctgag GGCCGTCTGCTCAACCTGAGCTGCTCCACGGTTCCCACCTTCGTTCTCTCCATCACGGCTACCACGCAG GCTCTGGCTCTGATTGAGCTCTACAACGCTCCCGAGGGCCGGTACAAGCAGGACGTTTACCTGCTGCCGAAGAAGATGG aCGAGTACGTGGCCAGTTTGCACCTGCCGTCGTTCGACGCCCACCTGACGGAGCTGACGGACGATCAGGCCAAATACCTGGGACTCAACAAAAATGGGCCTTTCAAACCCAACTACTACaggtga